From one Vigna radiata var. radiata cultivar VC1973A unplaced genomic scaffold, Vradiata_ver6 scaffold_165, whole genome shotgun sequence genomic stretch:
- the LOC111240833 gene encoding magnesium-dependent phosphatase 1-like, giving the protein MEEKPENVKGEALQIIEAFEILPKLVVFDLEYSFWPFCYECQSKREMCSLYPHAKGILLGLKEKGIAVAIASRTGQFLCLSCFSNSKLCGSLFSKNTGN; this is encoded by the exons ATGGAGGAGAAGCCGGAGAACGTGAAGGGTGAGGCGCTGCAAATAATTGAAGCATTTGAGATTCTTCCAAAGCTCGTGGTTTTCGATCTCGAATACTCTTTCTGGCCTTTCTGCTA TGAGTGTCAATCGAAGCGTGAAATGTGCTCTTTGTATCCTCACGCCAAAGGCATATTGTTAGGGCTCAAAGAGAAAGGCATCGCTGTTGCAATCGCTTCTCGCACAGGTCAATTCTTGTGCTTAtcttgcttttccaattcaaaGTTGTGTGGCTCCCTCTTTTCTAAG AATACCGGCAATTGA